A single genomic interval of Spinacia oleracea cultivar Varoflay chromosome 6, BTI_SOV_V1, whole genome shotgun sequence harbors:
- the LOC110775934 gene encoding cysteine-rich repeat secretory protein 4-like — protein sequence MCRGDLNEEQCHDCVETASNTIVESCPFQKEAIVWYEECMVRYANHPIFSFKDEGQFSYAWSVLNVSDPVQFGDVISETMDGLITQTAYNKTRRGYATSSDQAENVYAFAQCTPDILGCRCERCLRVAFRNMGGCCGTARRLMEMYLPSCWLRYGQEPFIGEFSSNDTDITELAPKSSSKSEPIPVFDFLPPNNTSVVPPQARSGGSQLTSMTNYLIATMVLTVSFLCMAW from the coding sequence ATGTGTCGAGGCGATCTCAACGAGGAACAATGTCATGATTGTGTCGAGACCGCGTCCAACACAATCGTCGAAAGTTGTCCTTTCCAAAAAGAAGCCATCGTTTGGTACGAAGAATGCATGGTTCGATACGCAAACCACCCCATATTTTCTTTCAAAGACGAAGGACAGTTTAGTTATGCTTGGAGTGTACTAAATGTGTCTGATCCTGTACAATTCGGTGACGTAATTTCAGAGACGATGGATGGTTTAATTACACAAACTGCTTATAACAAAACTCGTCGAGGTTATGCTACATCATCTGATCAAGCTGAAAATGTGTATGCTTTCGCGCAATGCACTCCTGATATTCTTGGTTGTCGATGTGAGAGATGTTTAAGAGTGGCATTTAGAAATATGGGAGGGTGTTGTGGGACGGCGAGGCGATTGATGGAAATGTACTTGCCTAGTTGTTGGCTTCGATATGGTCAAGAGCCTTTCATTGGGGAATTTAGCAGCAACGACACTGACATTACCGAACTTGCCCCTAAATCTTCGTCGAAATCGGAACCAATACCGGTCTTTGACTTTCTCCCGCCAAACAATACCTCCGTCGTGCCGCCTCAAGCACGTTCAGGAGGTAGTCAGCTAACAAGTATGACAAACTACTTGATAGCGACGATGGTGTTGACGGTGTCGTTTTTATGTATGGCTTGGTAA
- the LOC110775939 gene encoding cysteine-rich repeat secretory protein 4-like, with protein MKRQNVMILVFQILLLTLTQIASAETIEPQLDLTGGQCRESEIINTTSTYYTNILTVLSNLRSSSSAEHFLNTSVGLGSNRVNGYYVCRPDVSLDTCEACVNATITTIDEFCFDRKEATIWYDECMIRYTNNSVSATEGNGTDPWHFNYSTFNVSATDGFPALVNTTMRGLISEAVSPDNVHKFFAHGKENFTSFEGFFGMVLCRPDMTVEACESCLLTALGRIPSCCVDSLSTWTTIMLPNCQLRYDTAQFIFDDLPLLSPSSTLPTPAPSP; from the coding sequence ATGAAGAGGCAAAATGTTATGATTCTTGTTTTCCAAATCCTCCTCCTTACACTCACCCAAATCGCGTCGGCCGAAACCATAGAACCTCAACTTGATCTAACAGGAGGACAATGCAGAGAAAGTGAAATCATAAACACCACCAGCACATACTACACCAACATCCTCACCGTTTTATCGAACCTCCGATCATCCTCCTCCGCCGAACACTTCCTCAACACCTCGGTCGGTCTCGGCTCTAACCGAGTCAACGGCTACTACGTATGCCGACCCGACGTCTCTCTCGACACCTGCGAGGCCTGTGTCAAcgccaccatcaccaccatagACGAATTCTGCTTCGACAGGAAGGAGGCCACCATATGGTACGACGAATGTATGATTCGATACACCAACAACTCCGTCTCCGCCACCGAGGGAAACGGAACTGACCCCTGGCATTTCAACTACAGCACTTTTAATGTCTCCGCCACCGATGGTTTCCCCGCCCTGGTGAACACCACCATGCGGGGGTTGATTTCCGAGGCGGTTTCGCCGGATAACGTACATAAGTTTTTCGCTCATGGGAAGGAGAACTTCACTTCGTTCGAAGGGTTTTTCGGGATGGTGTTGTGTAGGCCTGATATGACGGTCGAGGCTTGTGAAAGTTGCTTGTTGACAGCGTTGGGTAGGATACCTAGTTGTTGTGTCGATAGTTTGTCGACATGGACTACGATTATGTTGCCTAATTGTCAGTTGAGGTATGATACTGCGCAGTTTATTTTTGATGATTTGCCGCTGTTGTCGCCGTCGTCAACACTGCCTACTCCGGCCCCTTCTCCTTAA
- the LOC130464028 gene encoding cysteine-rich repeat secretory protein 9-like produces the protein MVTRFLSKIQFPIFFIISSILSVNSQLTYINHGCFEPFTHLSGFEANIGNAITQLTFEASTSYYSTNTTGVGEDQVNAFFYCRYDVSPQTCQSCVASAAINITSCLSSVEGIVYYEECILHYANLSFSTIMVELPRYVQASRQTADLETNFGQILGNTFIDLISNVTSEFPVSSRYFATMTAKYRSYETIYAFTQCNPDITSNNCSTCLQNGFSAIATNYTGSVYAQLFSPICRLSYVLSGETLSRPWSFSQTFRRSPPTFSAGNRGIRNSFIGAMIASISSMAMCLKLFL, from the exons ATGGTTACTCGTTTCCTCTCCAAAATTCAATTCCCTATTTTTTTCATCATTTCATCAATACTTAGTGTTAACTCCCAACTCACTTATATAAACCACGGTTGTTTCGAACCTTTTACCCATCTTAGCGGCTTTGAAGCCAACATCGGAAACGCCATAACTCAACTCACATTCGAAGCATCAACCTCTTACTATAGCACCAACACTACCGGCGTTGGCGAAGACCAAGTTAACGCCTTCTTTTACTGTCGTTACGACGTCTCTCCTCAAACATGCCAAAGTTGTGTAGCTAGTGCCGCCATTAACATTACTTCGTGCCTTTCGAGTGTAGAAGGCATCGTATATTACGAAGAATGTATCTTACACTATGCTAACCTTTCATTCTCCACTATTATGGTGGAATTGCCACGGTACGTTCAAGCTAGTCGTCAAACCGCAGACCTAGAAACAAATTTTGGTCAGATTTTGGGTAACACTTTTATCGATCTCATTAGCAACGTTACCTCTGAATTTCCCGTTTCCTCTCGTTACTTTGCCACCATGACAGCCAAATACAGGTCCTATGAAACTATTTACGCATTTACTCAATGCAATCCGGATATTACCTCGAATAATTGCAGTACGTGCTTGCAAAATGGATTTAGTGCCATCGCTACTAATTATACTGGCTCAGTTTATGCACAATTATTTTCGCCAATCTGTAGATTGAGCTACGTATTATCTGGTGAGACACTAAGTCGTCCATGGAGTTTTTCTCAAACTTTTCGTCGAAGTCCACCAACATTTTCAGCAG GAAACCGAGGAATACGAAATTCGTTTATTGGTGCGATGATAGCAAGTATTTCAAGTATGGCAATGTGTTTGAAGCTTTTCCTGTAA